In one Carassius carassius chromosome 14, fCarCar2.1, whole genome shotgun sequence genomic region, the following are encoded:
- the LOC132156732 gene encoding VIP peptides-like, which translates to MESIQTYKTRRGVRLFKETQDRAKELKKAPGHFGRFDWRYFRTPISARITSLEHMCKAMLVRNGSQLLLFITLSSILYDRTLSLPFASMRDTRHADGLFTSGYSKLLGQLSARRYLESLIGKRVSDDLMEDQAPMKRHSDAIFTDNYSRFRKQMAVKKYLNSVLTGKRSQEDPPSMQEESTGGETTYRESYDDVSVDQLLNHIPLPL; encoded by the exons ATGGAAAGTATTCAGACATATAAAACGAGGCGAGGGGTGAGACTATTCAAAGAGACACAAGACCGCGCAAAGGAACTTAAAAAAGCACCTGGTCACTTTGGGAGGTTTGACTGGAGGTATTTCAGGACCCCGATTAGCGCGCGCATCACATCTCTAGAGCACAT GTGTAAAGCAATGCTCGTGAGGAACGGCTCTCAGCTTTTGCTCTTCATAACTCTCTCCAGTATTTTATATGACCGGACCTTAAGTTTACCCTTCGCCTCCATGAG AGATACGAGACACGCAGATGGGCTCTTCACAAGCGGATACAGTAAACTTCTAGGACAGTTATCTGCCAGACGGTACCTGGAGTCATTGATCGGAAAGCGGGTCAG TGATGATTTGATGGAAGACCAAGCGCCGATGAAGCGTCATTCAGACGCAATATTCACAGACAACTACAGCCGCTTTCGCAAGCAGATGGCGGTGAAGAAATATCTCAACTCCGTTCTCACAGGAAAGAGAAG TCAAGAAGACCCACCCAGCATGCAGGAGGAATCGACTGGAGGGGAGACCACGTATCGGGAGAGCTACGATGACGTCAGCGTAGACCAACTTCTCAATCATATACCATTG CCTCTCTGA
- the LOC132156739 gene encoding F-box only protein 5-like — protein sequence MKCPSYSNDSTVLCHMEKAETDLGEVKGHRVSPRKSPPAPNISTPVETRSKGPHNKENHQNKRHSLDVASDDEVILSSNVSGLNEDSGYLSLQNSRVDHGDVDGADSQERSEEKCMSSQSLAVEGRSVPCLPMLKFQEEVCRELAESFKKSKSYDWTVVDKVAENYGLHNVIGGKMGRQFVDILYNLLRKDMRHILSRILGLLGDWDLVSCRKVSRTWRKIICEDRVALRRCREAERALRDSGRSVGSLSRDVTLSRVVFSCMQTVASTPVHKAVKKPGGARDTSKSSRFQQFHEVAQSLKQDESLRSCILCGFAARYDAAMKKAVCSRSGCAFEFCTLCQSAFHSSAPCRNTLQSFSASQKTLLAGSARSKRNIRRL from the exons ATGAAGTGTCCCAGCTACAGTAATGATTCAACAGTTTTATGCCACATGGAGAAAGCCGAAACAGACCTCGGTGAGGTGAAGGGCCACAGGGTTTCGCCACGGAAATCTCCCCCAGCACCCAACATCTCAACTCCTGTGGAGACCAGAAGCAAAGGCCCCCACAATAAAGAAAACCACCAGAATAAGCGGCATTCTCTAGACGTGGCATCAGACGACGAGGTGATTCTCAGCAGTAACGTTAGTGGCCTAAACGAGGACAGCGGCTACCTTTCCCTCCAAAACAGTCGAGTGGATCACGGAGACGTGGATGGAGCGGACTCTCAGGAGAGGAGTGAGGAGAAATGCATGTCCTCTCAGTCTTTGGCCGTGGAGGGTCGTTCTGTGCCATGTCTGCCCATGTTGAAGTTTCAGGAGGAGGTGTGCAGAGAGCTGGCTGAAAGCTTTAAAAAGAGCAAAAGCTACGACTGGACTGTCGTTGATAAGGTTGCTGAGAACTACGGGCTGCATAATGTGATCGGAGGGAAGATGGGACGCCAGTTTGTGGACATCCTTTACAACCTGTTGAGAAAAGACATGAGGCATATCCTTTCTAGGATACTGGGCCTGTTGGGAGATTGGGACTTGGTCAG CTGTAGAAAAGTGAGCCGGACATGGCGCAAAATCATTTGTGAAGACAGGGTGGCCCTTCGGCGCTGCAGAGAAGCAGAAAGAGCGTTAAGG GACTCTGGTCGCTCCGTGGGCTCATTATCACGAGACGTCACCTTGAGCAGGGTGGTGTTCTCCTGCATGCAGACTGTCGCCTCTACACCCGTTCACAAGGCCGTTAAGAAACCGGGCGGAGCACGAGACACATCCAAGTCAAGTCGCTTCCAGCAGTTTCATGAG GTGGCCCAGTCGCTCAAACAGGATGAATCTCTACGATCGTGCATCCTCTGTGGCTTTGCAGCACGGTACGACGCAGCCATGAAGAAGGCTGTGTGCTCGCGCAGCGGCTGTGCTTTTGAGTTCTGCACACTGTGTCAATCAGCGTTTCACAGCTCTGCTCCGTGccgaaatacactccagagcttCTCCGCCTCACAGAAAACACTCCTCGCCGGCTCGGCTCGGAGCAAACGCAACATCCGCCGCCTCTGA